The following are encoded together in the Flavobacterium haoranii genome:
- the dnaK gene encoding molecular chaperone DnaK, which translates to MSKIIGIDLGTTNSCVAVMEGGEPVVIANAEGRRTTPSVIAFVEGGEIKVGDAAKRQAVTNPTKTIASIKRFMGNKYSESAKEASTVAYKVVKGDNDTPRVDIDGRLYTPQELSAMTLQKMKKTAEDYLGTTVTQAVITVPAYFNDAQRQATKEAGQIAGLEVMRIINEPTAAALAYGLDKAGQDKKIAVYDLGGGTFDISILELGDGVFEVLSTNGDTHLGGDDFDQVIIDWLANEFNAAEGVDLRKDPMALQRLKEAAEKAKIELSSSSQTEINLPYVTATASGPKHLVQTLTRAKFEQLAHDLVKRSMDPVAKALKDAGLSTSDIDEVILVGGSTRIPVIQEEVEKFFGKKPSKGVNPDEVVAIGAAIQGGVLTGDVKDVLLLDVTPLSLGIETMGGVMTKLIEANTTIPTKKSQVFSTAADNQPSVEIHVLQGERPMATDNKTIGRFHLDGIPPAQRGVPQIEVTFDIDANGIIKVSATDKGTGKSHDIRIEASSGLTPEEIEKMKKEAEMNADADKKAKEKVDKLNEADSMIFQTEKQLNEFGDKLSEGNKTALNGALEELKKAYETKDVDTIQPALDKINEAWKNASEEMYKAQAEGGAQQAEPQGNANSGDQTQDVDFEEVK; encoded by the coding sequence ATGAGTAAAATTATTGGAATCGACTTAGGAACAACCAACTCATGTGTAGCAGTTATGGAAGGTGGGGAACCAGTAGTAATTGCCAATGCAGAGGGAAGAAGAACAACACCATCAGTAATTGCATTTGTTGAAGGTGGAGAAATTAAAGTAGGAGATGCAGCAAAAAGACAAGCTGTAACAAACCCTACTAAGACTATTGCATCTATTAAACGTTTTATGGGTAACAAATACTCAGAAAGTGCAAAAGAAGCATCTACTGTAGCGTACAAAGTAGTGAAAGGAGATAACGACACGCCACGTGTAGATATCGACGGACGTTTATATACGCCACAAGAATTATCAGCAATGACACTTCAAAAAATGAAGAAAACAGCTGAAGATTATTTAGGAACAACAGTAACTCAAGCTGTTATTACTGTTCCAGCATATTTTAATGATGCGCAACGTCAAGCAACTAAAGAAGCTGGACAAATTGCAGGTTTAGAAGTTATGCGTATTATTAATGAGCCTACTGCTGCTGCATTAGCGTATGGTTTAGATAAAGCTGGACAAGACAAAAAAATTGCAGTATACGATTTAGGTGGTGGTACATTTGATATCTCTATCTTAGAATTAGGAGACGGAGTTTTCGAAGTATTATCAACTAATGGTGATACACATTTAGGTGGTGATGATTTTGACCAAGTAATTATCGATTGGTTAGCAAATGAATTCAATGCTGCTGAAGGAGTAGATTTACGTAAAGACCCAATGGCTTTGCAACGTTTAAAAGAAGCTGCTGAAAAAGCGAAAATTGAATTATCATCTTCATCTCAAACGGAGATTAATTTACCTTACGTTACAGCTACTGCATCAGGACCAAAACACTTAGTGCAAACATTAACAAGAGCTAAATTTGAGCAATTAGCACACGATTTAGTAAAACGTTCAATGGATCCTGTTGCTAAAGCATTAAAAGATGCTGGTTTATCAACATCAGATATCGATGAGGTAATCTTAGTAGGTGGTTCTACACGTATTCCTGTTATTCAAGAAGAAGTAGAAAAATTCTTTGGTAAAAAACCTTCAAAAGGTGTTAACCCAGATGAGGTTGTGGCAATTGGTGCTGCTATCCAAGGTGGTGTATTAACTGGAGATGTAAAAGACGTATTATTATTAGATGTTACACCACTTTCATTAGGTATTGAAACTATGGGTGGCGTAATGACCAAATTAATTGAAGCGAATACTACAATTCCTACTAAGAAATCGCAAGTATTCTCTACAGCTGCAGATAATCAACCATCGGTAGAAATTCACGTGTTACAAGGTGAAAGACCTATGGCAACGGATAATAAGACTATTGGACGTTTCCATTTAGACGGAATTCCACCTGCACAAAGAGGTGTACCTCAAATTGAAGTAACATTCGATATTGATGCAAATGGTATTATCAAAGTTTCTGCTACTGATAAAGGAACAGGAAAATCACACGATATTCGTATTGAAGCTTCTTCGGGATTAACGCCAGAAGAAATCGAAAAAATGAAGAAAGAAGCTGAAATGAATGCTGATGCTGATAAAAAAGCGAAAGAAAAAGTGGATAAATTAAATGAAGCTGACAGCATGATTTTCCAAACTGAAAAACAATTAAATGAGTTTGGTGATAAATTATCTGAAGGAAACAAAACAGCATTAAACGGAGCTTTAGAAGAATTGAAAAAAGCTTATGAAACTAAAGATGTTGATACCATTCAACCAGCTTTAGATAAAATCAATGAAGCTTGGAAAAATGCTTCAGAAGAAATGTACAAAGCACAAGCTGAAGGTGGTGCTCAACAAGCAGAACCTCAAGGAAATGCTAATTCTGGAGATCAAACTCAGGATGTAGATTTCGAAGAAGTAAAATAA
- a CDS encoding NAD(P)H-dependent flavin oxidoreductase has protein sequence MSKSSLQELLQIKHPILMAPMFLVSNTKMVIEGMKHGIAGCIPALNYRTLEELQVAINELKAAKVDGGSFGFNLIVNKSNVKYKEQLRMLCDAQVDFIVTSLGSPEETIKEAHKAGVKVLCDVTDLAYAKKVESLGADAIIAVNNQAGGHRGDIDPESLIKLLNENTSIPVISAGGVSTKADVDKMLSYGAIGVSVGSPFIASIESGVSQEYKQACVDYGAKDIVMTERISGTPCTVINTPYVQKVGTKQPWIERILNKNKKLKKWVKMFRFYIGMKATEKAATEVTYKTVWVAGPSIENTKEILPIKKIIEKLTSN, from the coding sequence ATGTCAAAATCATCTTTACAAGAATTATTGCAAATAAAACATCCCATTTTAATGGCGCCCATGTTTTTAGTATCTAATACCAAAATGGTTATTGAAGGCATGAAACATGGAATTGCAGGATGTATTCCAGCTTTAAACTATAGAACTTTAGAAGAGCTACAAGTTGCTATAAATGAATTAAAAGCTGCAAAAGTTGACGGTGGAAGTTTTGGTTTTAATTTAATTGTGAATAAATCGAACGTAAAATATAAAGAACAGCTTCGTATGTTGTGCGATGCACAAGTAGATTTTATTGTTACTTCATTAGGAAGTCCAGAAGAAACTATAAAAGAAGCACATAAGGCTGGAGTTAAAGTGTTGTGTGATGTGACCGATTTAGCTTATGCTAAAAAAGTGGAAAGTTTAGGAGCCGATGCTATTATTGCCGTTAATAATCAGGCAGGAGGTCATCGTGGAGATATAGATCCAGAGTCTTTAATTAAACTATTAAATGAAAATACGAGTATTCCAGTAATTTCGGCTGGCGGTGTTTCCACTAAAGCTGATGTAGATAAAATGTTAAGTTATGGAGCTATTGGTGTTTCTGTTGGAAGTCCATTTATTGCATCTATTGAATCTGGAGTTTCTCAAGAATATAAGCAAGCTTGTGTAGATTATGGTGCTAAAGATATAGTGATGACAGAACGTATTTCGGGAACTCCTTGTACTGTTATTAATACGCCTTATGTTCAAAAAGTGGGAACCAAACAACCTTGGATCGAACGCATTTTAAACAAGAACAAAAAACTTAAAAAGTGGGTTAAAATGTTCCGTTTTTATATTGGAATGAAAGCAACGGAAAAAGCGGCTACAGAAGTTACGTATAAAACGGTTTGGGTTGCTGGACCAAGTATCGAAAATACTAAAGAAATTTTACCAATAAAAAAGATTATTGAAAAGTTAACATCTAATTAA
- a CDS encoding glutaminyl-peptide cyclotransferase encodes MLNPKLLAFITLAIITNACDGDKKNLNDSFSIDTSNLKQVYTTNEGLDLSVKNLKNVTIDSIVYYINENRIGKSLDKLHYDFTNEKLGPKKVKAKIYTTDGDAEVETNLTIASSIEPKLLKYKIINTYPHDIHAYTQGFEFHNDILFEGTGNGAGSGTGVRDTSSIRKTDYKTGKILKKHILAQQYFGEGITILNNKLYQLTWQNNEGYVYDVETFEKLKTFKYFKDMQGWGLTNDGSKLYMSEGSEKIYVLDPETLKEVDYINVYTQHAKIEALNELEWIDGKIWANVYGRDAIAIINTKGEVESIINLSDLRSKVTQHPDIDVLNGIAYNPKTKTIFVTGKNWDKTFEIVIEE; translated from the coding sequence ATGCTTAACCCTAAATTACTAGCATTCATAACTTTAGCTATTATTACTAATGCTTGTGATGGCGATAAAAAAAATTTAAACGATAGTTTTTCTATAGATACTTCTAACTTAAAACAAGTATATACTACAAATGAAGGTTTAGATTTATCTGTAAAAAATCTTAAAAATGTTACTATTGATTCGATAGTTTACTATATAAATGAAAATAGAATTGGTAAATCATTAGATAAGTTACATTACGATTTTACTAATGAAAAATTAGGTCCTAAAAAGGTAAAAGCTAAAATTTATACAACTGATGGTGATGCTGAAGTTGAAACAAATTTAACTATTGCTTCTAGTATTGAACCAAAATTGTTAAAGTACAAAATCATCAACACCTATCCTCATGATATTCATGCTTATACACAAGGTTTTGAGTTTCACAACGATATTTTATTTGAAGGAACTGGAAACGGAGCAGGCTCAGGAACCGGTGTTAGAGATACTTCTAGTATTAGAAAAACAGACTATAAAACTGGTAAAATACTTAAAAAGCACATACTCGCACAACAATATTTTGGCGAAGGTATTACTATTTTAAATAATAAATTGTACCAACTTACTTGGCAAAATAATGAAGGCTATGTATATGATGTTGAAACATTTGAAAAATTAAAAACCTTCAAATATTTTAAAGACATGCAAGGTTGGGGATTAACAAACGACGGTTCTAAACTTTACATGAGTGAAGGTTCTGAAAAAATATATGTTCTTGATCCAGAAACTTTAAAAGAAGTAGATTATATTAATGTTTATACTCAGCATGCAAAAATTGAAGCTTTAAATGAATTAGAATGGATTGATGGTAAAATTTGGGCTAACGTTTACGGTAGAGATGCTATTGCTATTATTAATACCAAAGGAGAAGTTGAAAGTATTATCAATTTAAGCGATTTAAGAAGTAAAGTTACGCAGCATCCTGATATTGATGTTTTGAATGGTATTGCTTATAATCCTAAAACCAAAACTATTTTTGTTACTGGTAAAAATTGGGATAAAACATTTGAAATTGTAATTGAAGAATAA